A window of Corallococcus macrosporus DSM 14697 contains these coding sequences:
- a CDS encoding DUF2314 domain-containing protein → MMEVYLLATEQEGPPPLDALRASFANDEVDFTPDADGDGFTLRADGSEVLVRLTHGSEGLPRFRKEVFSGSPEAFERLGRAKAFYHLSVEPGGVQPTLPVFEALWAVRTLLEHVQGVLVDLTAFKLHEPDDVAEITELDFDIRDHVHLHAVEATEGDTPLWVHSHGMEKFGARDLEIFHLAEKDLLAAESFLHELCTDLAFGQGPALRTQVGTSEGQVFTLVPSEEARANLLGVPLDTFEGHEGLFLTVVSPLGRHNTSQLLAPYRERFEKEPEEQTQAMRREAQALLPSFLARFQRKGLMEPLTFLVRAPFDTHPEGSDVTENLWLEVMARDEGAVVGKLVDGAVHTTEWRKGAHVEVAETQVNALAISREGRALDEQELRELLNAERPM, encoded by the coding sequence GTGATGGAGGTCTACCTGCTGGCGACGGAGCAGGAGGGTCCGCCGCCGCTCGACGCACTGCGAGCCTCGTTCGCGAATGACGAGGTGGACTTCACCCCGGACGCGGACGGAGACGGCTTCACGCTGCGGGCGGATGGCTCCGAGGTGCTGGTGCGCCTGACGCATGGCTCCGAGGGCCTGCCGCGCTTCCGCAAGGAGGTGTTCAGCGGCAGTCCGGAGGCCTTCGAGCGGCTGGGGCGCGCCAAGGCCTTCTACCACCTGTCGGTGGAGCCGGGCGGCGTGCAGCCCACGCTGCCCGTCTTCGAGGCCCTGTGGGCCGTGCGCACGCTGCTGGAGCACGTGCAGGGCGTGCTGGTGGACCTCACCGCCTTCAAGCTCCACGAGCCCGACGACGTGGCGGAAATCACGGAGCTGGACTTCGACATCCGCGACCATGTCCACCTCCACGCCGTGGAGGCCACGGAGGGGGACACGCCCCTGTGGGTGCACTCGCACGGGATGGAGAAGTTCGGCGCCAGGGATCTGGAGATCTTCCACCTGGCGGAGAAGGACCTGCTGGCCGCGGAGAGCTTCCTGCACGAGCTCTGCACGGACCTGGCCTTCGGGCAGGGGCCCGCGCTGCGCACCCAGGTGGGCACCAGCGAGGGCCAGGTCTTCACGCTGGTGCCATCAGAAGAGGCCCGCGCCAACCTGCTGGGCGTGCCGCTGGACACCTTCGAGGGCCACGAGGGGCTCTTCCTCACCGTGGTGTCTCCGCTGGGCCGGCACAATACGTCCCAGCTCCTGGCGCCCTACCGGGAGCGGTTCGAGAAGGAGCCGGAGGAGCAGACCCAGGCCATGCGGCGCGAGGCCCAGGCGCTGCTGCCGTCCTTCCTGGCGCGCTTCCAGCGCAAGGGGTTGATGGAGCCGCTCACCTTCCTGGTCCGCGCCCCCTTCGACACGCACCCCGAAGGGAGCGACGTGACGGAGAACCTGTGGCTGGAGGTCATGGCCCGGGACGAGGGCGCCGTGGTGGGCAAGCTGGTGGATGGCGCGGTGCACACCACCGAGTGGCGCAAGGGCGCCCACGTGGAGGTCGCGGAGACCCAGGTCAACGCGCTGGCCATCAGCCGGGAAGGCCGGGCGCTGGACGAGCAGGAGCTTCGTGAACTCCTGAACGCCGAACGGCCGATGTAG
- a CDS encoding FHA domain-containing protein — translation MPALLLLTGPSAGRRHDVLAEATIGRSPSCEIPLDDHQVSRKHALISVLDGQARIRDLRSRNGTFVNGERLEGEVVLQPGDQVRVGATTALFEPPPVTLVADGPEKMGQVPIEEVLPHVGTAAAMYSAGIALLGATSGALVLRRLADEVAHALNADRAAALLGSSDGLLTAAVSGAEALTMPRALAQAALERKELVQTDDVLCAPLVASGGMPFGVLYVTRAEPRFSEGEGQLLAALGRLGGEAYTTVRSRVDAEPPVAALTGTSRPLRALLELARRVAASAAPVVIHGEPGVGKALLARFVHARSPRALGPFVVVDCREAAEAVEEALFGRASAPGQPPVVSALLRADGGSLVLLHVESLARSAAERLARALARRSAPARQGGEEPVDVRVLATAPSSVSLLAARGEVEPALSRALSGFELDMPPMRERRADVLPLLEQFAARAARRIRKEPPTLSPEARRLVMEYAWPQNLRELELVGERLGLLYAASRVGALQLPPEFQEGGEAGAKTLQGRVARLERDAIAEALREASGKKVRAAELLGISRPTLDKKIEEYGLAVERGRRE, via the coding sequence ATGCCCGCCCTCCTGCTGCTCACCGGTCCATCCGCCGGGCGTCGTCACGACGTACTCGCGGAGGCGACCATTGGCCGCAGTCCGTCGTGCGAAATCCCGCTGGATGACCACCAGGTCTCCCGGAAGCACGCGCTGATCTCCGTCCTCGACGGGCAGGCGCGCATCCGCGACCTGCGCTCGCGCAACGGGACGTTCGTCAACGGCGAGCGGCTCGAGGGCGAGGTGGTCCTCCAGCCCGGAGACCAGGTGCGCGTGGGCGCGACGACGGCGCTCTTCGAGCCGCCGCCGGTGACGCTGGTGGCCGACGGGCCGGAGAAGATGGGGCAGGTGCCCATCGAGGAGGTGCTGCCGCACGTGGGCACGGCGGCGGCGATGTACTCGGCGGGCATCGCGCTGCTGGGCGCGACGAGCGGCGCGCTGGTGCTGCGGCGCCTGGCGGATGAGGTGGCGCATGCGCTCAACGCCGACCGCGCGGCCGCGCTGCTGGGCAGCAGTGACGGCCTGCTCACCGCCGCGGTGTCGGGCGCGGAGGCGCTGACGATGCCGCGCGCCCTGGCGCAGGCGGCGTTGGAGCGCAAGGAGCTGGTCCAGACGGATGACGTCCTCTGCGCGCCGCTGGTCGCGTCGGGCGGCATGCCCTTCGGCGTGCTGTACGTGACGCGCGCGGAGCCGAGGTTCAGCGAGGGCGAGGGCCAGTTGCTCGCGGCGCTGGGGCGGCTGGGAGGCGAGGCCTACACCACCGTGCGCTCCCGCGTGGACGCCGAGCCGCCCGTGGCCGCGCTCACCGGCACGTCCCGGCCGCTGCGGGCCCTGCTGGAGCTGGCGCGCCGGGTGGCGGCCAGCGCGGCCCCGGTGGTGATTCATGGCGAGCCCGGGGTGGGGAAGGCGCTGCTGGCGCGCTTCGTCCATGCGCGCTCGCCCCGGGCCCTGGGGCCCTTCGTCGTGGTGGACTGCCGCGAGGCCGCCGAGGCCGTGGAGGAGGCGCTCTTCGGCCGGGCGAGCGCCCCCGGGCAGCCGCCCGTCGTGTCCGCGCTGTTGCGCGCGGATGGGGGCTCGTTGGTGCTCCTGCACGTGGAGTCACTGGCGCGGTCCGCGGCGGAGCGGCTGGCGCGGGCGCTGGCGCGGCGCTCGGCGCCCGCGCGCCAGGGGGGCGAGGAGCCGGTGGACGTCCGGGTGCTGGCCACCGCGCCTTCCTCCGTGTCGCTGCTGGCGGCGCGCGGGGAGGTGGAGCCGGCGCTGTCCCGGGCGCTGTCGGGCTTCGAGCTGGACATGCCCCCGATGCGAGAGCGGCGCGCGGACGTGCTCCCGCTCCTGGAGCAGTTCGCGGCGCGCGCGGCGCGGCGGATTCGCAAGGAGCCGCCGACGCTCAGCCCCGAGGCCCGGCGGCTGGTGATGGAGTATGCGTGGCCGCAGAACCTGCGCGAGCTGGAGCTGGTGGGCGAGCGGCTGGGGCTGCTGTACGCGGCGAGCCGGGTCGGCGCGCTGCAACTGCCTCCAGAGTTCCAGGAGGGAGGCGAAGCGGGCGCCAAGACGCTGCAGGGGCGCGTGGCCCGCCTGGAGCGCGACGCCATCGCCGAGGCCCTGCGCGAGGCGTCGGGGAAGAAGGTCCGCGCCGCGGAGCTGCTCGGCATCAGCCGGCCCACGCTGGACAAGAAGATTGAGGAGTACGGGCTCGCGGTGGAGCGTGGGCGCAGGGAGTGA
- a CDS encoding DMT family transporter, whose product MSTPATAAVPAPSRGFSASDLAIVGVVIVWGTNYTVVKEAMETLPPLAFMSLRFTLAALAMGALLLAVEGWKPLPRPVFLKLMGLGLVGNTLYQLCFILGLANTSVANSGMLTAVTPVLVATLGAVLGVERLTRPLVMGLALGVAGMLMVLGGRGASQHGASLLGDGLILGASLCWALYTVGIRSMGPEVSALRITAICMLTGAPGVVLAGVPELLRLEPAHLTAGAWAGVVYSALVPLVLAYFIWGRTVQKVGSSRAGLYNTGIPVVAALTAWGVRGERPSWMQVLGAGLVLSGVLLSRRR is encoded by the coding sequence GTGTCCACGCCCGCCACCGCCGCCGTGCCCGCCCCGTCGCGAGGCTTCTCCGCGTCCGACCTGGCCATCGTCGGCGTCGTGATTGTCTGGGGCACCAACTACACGGTGGTGAAGGAGGCGATGGAGACGCTTCCGCCCCTGGCCTTCATGTCGCTGCGCTTCACCCTCGCCGCGCTGGCCATGGGCGCGCTGCTCCTGGCCGTCGAAGGCTGGAAGCCGCTTCCCCGCCCGGTGTTCCTCAAGCTCATGGGGCTCGGGCTGGTGGGCAACACGCTGTACCAGCTCTGCTTCATCCTCGGCCTGGCGAACACCTCGGTGGCCAACAGCGGCATGCTGACGGCGGTGACGCCCGTGTTGGTCGCCACGCTGGGCGCGGTCCTCGGCGTGGAGCGGCTCACCCGGCCCCTGGTGATGGGCCTGGCCCTGGGCGTCGCGGGGATGTTGATGGTGCTGGGGGGACGTGGCGCGTCCCAACACGGCGCCTCCCTGCTGGGGGACGGGCTCATCCTCGGCGCGAGCCTCTGCTGGGCCCTCTACACCGTGGGCATCCGCTCCATGGGCCCGGAGGTCTCCGCGCTGCGCATCACCGCCATCTGCATGCTGACGGGCGCGCCGGGCGTGGTGCTCGCGGGCGTGCCCGAGCTCCTGCGCCTGGAGCCCGCGCACCTCACCGCCGGCGCCTGGGCGGGCGTCGTGTACTCGGCGCTGGTGCCGCTGGTGCTCGCGTACTTCATCTGGGGCCGCACCGTGCAGAAGGTGGGCAGCAGCCGCGCGGGGCTCTACAACACGGGCATTCCCGTGGTGGCCGCCCTCACGGCGTGGGGCGTGCGCGGCGAGCGGCCCAGTTGGATGCAGGTGCTCGGCGCGGGGCTCGTCCTCTCCGGCGTGCTGCTCAGCCGGCGGAGGTAG
- a CDS encoding pseudouridine-5'-phosphate glycosidase, which translates to MDLRFSDEVRRALEAGQPLVALETSVVAQGLPYPDNLAAARACEEAIRRAGAVPAATAIIDGQLCVGLEEPEMRRLAEGKERLLKLGSRDLAVAVATRATGGTTVSATCEMAAAAGIRVFSTGGIGGVHRGASEHFDISQDIAALARFPVAVVCAGAKSILDLPKTMELLETAGVPVIGVGTDELPSFYSRGSGISLEHRADDVDTAARIARARFESLKQGGVLYTVPPPEETALPRNEMELHIAATLADADRQGIRGKAVTPFLLSEMAKRTGGKTLKANLALLTHNARFAGQLAVAYARAS; encoded by the coding sequence ATGGACCTACGCTTTTCGGACGAGGTGCGCCGCGCGCTCGAGGCCGGCCAACCGCTGGTGGCCCTGGAGACGAGCGTCGTGGCCCAGGGCCTGCCGTACCCGGACAACCTGGCCGCGGCCCGGGCGTGCGAGGAGGCCATCCGCCGCGCCGGCGCCGTGCCCGCCGCCACCGCCATCATCGACGGGCAGCTCTGCGTCGGGCTGGAGGAGCCGGAGATGCGCCGCCTGGCGGAGGGCAAGGAGCGCCTGCTCAAGCTGGGCTCCAGGGACCTGGCCGTGGCCGTGGCCACGCGCGCCACGGGCGGCACCACCGTGAGCGCCACCTGTGAGATGGCCGCCGCCGCGGGCATCCGCGTCTTCTCCACGGGCGGCATCGGCGGGGTGCACCGCGGGGCGTCGGAGCACTTCGACATCTCCCAGGACATCGCCGCGCTGGCGCGCTTCCCCGTCGCCGTGGTGTGCGCGGGGGCCAAGTCCATCCTGGACCTGCCCAAGACGATGGAGCTGCTGGAGACGGCCGGCGTGCCCGTCATCGGCGTGGGGACGGACGAGCTGCCATCCTTCTACAGCCGGGGTTCCGGCATCTCCCTGGAGCACCGCGCGGACGACGTGGACACCGCCGCGCGCATCGCCCGCGCGCGCTTCGAGTCGCTGAAGCAGGGCGGGGTGCTCTACACCGTGCCGCCGCCCGAGGAGACGGCCCTGCCTCGCAACGAGATGGAGCTCCACATCGCCGCGACGCTCGCGGACGCGGACCGGCAGGGCATCCGCGGCAAGGCCGTGACGCCCTTCCTCCTGTCGGAGATGGCGAAGCGCACCGGGGGCAAGACGCTCAAGGCCAACCTGGCGTTGCTCACCCACAACGCGCGCTTCGCCGGTCAGCTCGCCGTGGCCTACGCCCGCGCGAGCTGA
- a CDS encoding GAF domain-containing protein, translating to MAEVTLDLRGLPKAEAYAELKQHALAVLEGIDDDITGMSTMSCLLHHAFGHLWTGFYRVVTPGRLLRVGPYQGTLGCLEIPFGKGVCGTAAAKGETVVVADVHAFPGHITCDGRSVSEIVVPVFGKNRELLAVLDIDSEHKGTFDEVDRRELEALLRWFQR from the coding sequence ATGGCGGAAGTCACCCTGGATCTGCGCGGCCTGCCCAAGGCCGAAGCCTACGCCGAGCTGAAGCAGCACGCGCTCGCCGTGCTCGAGGGCATCGACGACGACATCACCGGCATGTCCACCATGAGCTGCCTGCTGCACCACGCCTTCGGGCACCTGTGGACGGGCTTCTACCGCGTCGTCACGCCGGGCCGGCTGCTGCGGGTGGGCCCGTACCAGGGCACGCTCGGGTGCCTGGAAATCCCCTTCGGCAAGGGCGTGTGCGGCACCGCCGCCGCGAAGGGGGAGACGGTGGTGGTGGCGGACGTCCACGCCTTCCCGGGCCACATCACCTGTGACGGGCGCTCCGTGTCGGAGATCGTCGTCCCGGTGTTCGGGAAGAACCGGGAGCTGCTCGCCGTGCTCGACATCGACTCCGAGCACAAGGGCACCTTCGACGAGGTGGACCGCCGCGAGCTGGAAGCGTTGCTGCGCTGGTTCCAGCGGTAG
- a CDS encoding SIR2 family NAD-dependent protein deacylase has translation MDSLTLDSKTWLLVLTGAGVSAESGVPTFRGMGGLWEDQPVEAVASPEGFRKDPSLVWRFYSERRKGAAAVHPNPGHEAFVAWERHLGDRFLLATQNVDGLHTRAGSQRVVEMHGNLFKTRCSGCERPPFDDATVYPVGAVPACDACGKRLRPHIVWFGEYLDPADLERIETFALQGATSGRLVFLAAGTSGAVFPAAGIVDRVRRAGGETWLVNLDPAENSSRFEHRVVGRSGEVLPGLAKLV, from the coding sequence ATGGATTCGCTCACCCTTGATTCGAAGACCTGGCTGCTCGTCCTCACGGGCGCGGGCGTCTCCGCCGAAAGCGGAGTCCCCACCTTCCGCGGGATGGGTGGACTCTGGGAGGACCAACCCGTGGAGGCCGTGGCGTCTCCGGAGGGCTTCCGGAAGGACCCCTCGCTGGTGTGGCGCTTCTACTCGGAGCGCCGCAAGGGCGCCGCCGCCGTCCACCCCAACCCGGGCCATGAGGCCTTCGTCGCCTGGGAGCGCCACCTGGGGGACCGCTTCCTGCTCGCCACCCAGAACGTCGACGGCCTGCACACGCGCGCCGGAAGCCAGCGGGTGGTGGAGATGCACGGCAACCTGTTCAAGACGCGCTGCTCGGGCTGCGAGCGCCCCCCGTTCGACGACGCCACCGTGTACCCGGTGGGCGCGGTGCCCGCGTGTGACGCGTGTGGCAAGCGGCTGCGGCCCCACATCGTCTGGTTCGGCGAGTACCTGGACCCGGCGGACCTGGAGCGCATCGAGACCTTCGCGCTGCAGGGGGCCACCTCGGGGCGCCTCGTCTTCCTGGCGGCGGGCACGTCCGGCGCCGTATTCCCAGCCGCCGGCATCGTGGACCGCGTCCGCAGGGCCGGCGGGGAGACGTGGCTGGTCAACCTCGATCCGGCGGAGAACTCCAGCCGCTTCGAGCACCGCGTCGTGGGCAGGAGCGGGGAGGTCCTGCCGGGCCTGGCGAAGCTCGTCTGA
- a CDS encoding serine/threonine-protein kinase translates to MGMVFRATQTSVQRPVAVKTLNPSLAAAPQFFERFRREAELASRLRHPNVITIFDFGRSPDGTCYYVMELLEGESLKETVKRQGPMSLRRALSLVEQASQGLAHAHAEGCVHRDLKPHNIMVQQLSGQDFVKVLDFGLVKAMESEEEEQLTSTGQVLGTPQYMPPEQAGGESVDQRSDLYSMAGVLYFCLTGSSPFGANTVRKALTASLTQAVPSVNTKRQGAPVPAALDAFFKKALAPEKEDRYQNAQEFIDAMLDTVADLSNEELDAMPSGGVSGGSERGSGSRSRPGSRGSRHGSQSGIRSSRVGAAPTLGRGSTPSNVVVARTQGGGGATSSSRSGVRPAAQRSAPPPPAPPPEPEGMSTGKKAALVAVPLVLLAVGAAVVMGTQGGGASTEPVKVVEVPREPASQRTQVAAGNATAPQAESALITVSLDSTPAGASIYEGEAMVGTAPTKLQLRRDKVHSFSFRLPGHQDKELTLNLSRVAGDTQSANVVLEPVRAAPPRTTRPTPRPAGPSGPDISVFE, encoded by the coding sequence ATGGGCATGGTGTTCCGCGCCACCCAGACGTCCGTGCAACGTCCGGTGGCGGTCAAGACGCTCAACCCGTCCCTGGCCGCCGCGCCCCAGTTCTTCGAGCGCTTCCGCCGGGAGGCGGAGCTCGCCAGCCGGCTGCGCCACCCCAACGTCATCACCATCTTCGACTTCGGCCGGTCGCCGGACGGCACCTGCTACTACGTGATGGAGCTCCTGGAGGGCGAAAGCCTGAAGGAGACGGTGAAGCGCCAGGGCCCCATGTCCCTGCGCCGGGCCTTGAGCCTCGTGGAGCAGGCGTCGCAGGGGCTGGCGCACGCGCACGCGGAGGGCTGCGTCCACCGCGACTTGAAGCCGCACAACATCATGGTGCAGCAGCTCAGCGGCCAGGACTTCGTCAAGGTGCTGGACTTCGGCCTGGTGAAGGCCATGGAGTCCGAGGAGGAGGAGCAGCTCACCTCCACCGGGCAGGTGCTGGGCACCCCGCAGTACATGCCGCCCGAGCAGGCCGGCGGCGAGTCCGTGGACCAGCGCTCCGACCTCTACTCCATGGCGGGCGTGCTCTACTTCTGCCTCACGGGCAGCTCGCCCTTCGGCGCCAACACGGTGCGCAAGGCGCTGACCGCGTCGCTCACCCAGGCGGTGCCGTCCGTCAACACCAAGCGCCAGGGCGCGCCCGTGCCAGCCGCGCTGGATGCCTTCTTCAAGAAGGCGCTCGCGCCGGAGAAGGAGGACCGGTACCAGAACGCGCAGGAGTTCATCGACGCCATGCTGGACACCGTGGCGGACCTGTCCAACGAGGAGCTCGACGCCATGCCCAGCGGCGGCGTCTCCGGCGGCAGCGAGCGCGGCAGTGGCAGCCGCAGCCGGCCGGGCAGCCGCGGCAGCCGTCATGGCAGCCAGAGCGGCATCCGCTCCTCGCGGGTGGGCGCCGCGCCCACGCTGGGCCGGGGCTCCACGCCTTCCAACGTCGTCGTCGCCAGGACGCAGGGCGGCGGTGGCGCCACCTCATCCTCCCGCAGCGGTGTCCGCCCGGCGGCGCAGCGGTCCGCGCCGCCGCCTCCCGCGCCGCCGCCCGAGCCGGAAGGCATGTCCACCGGCAAGAAGGCGGCCCTGGTCGCGGTGCCGCTGGTCCTGCTGGCCGTGGGCGCGGCCGTCGTCATGGGCACCCAGGGCGGCGGCGCCTCCACGGAGCCGGTCAAGGTCGTGGAGGTTCCCCGCGAGCCTGCGTCCCAGCGCACCCAGGTCGCCGCGGGCAACGCGACGGCCCCGCAGGCCGAGTCGGCGCTCATCACGGTGAGCCTGGACTCGACGCCGGCGGGGGCGTCCATCTACGAAGGTGAAGCGATGGTGGGCACCGCGCCCACGAAGCTCCAGCTCCGGCGGGACAAGGTGCACTCGTTCAGCTTCCGCCTGCCGGGACACCAGGACAAGGAGCTCACGCTCAACCTGAGCCGCGTCGCGGGTGACACGCAGTCCGCGAACGTGGTGCTGGAGCCCGTGCGCGCCGCGCCCCCGCGGACGACCCGGCCCACGCCCAGGCCGGCGGGGCCGTCCGGGCCGGACATCTCCGTGTTCGAGTAG
- a CDS encoding ABC-F family ATP-binding cassette domain-containing protein produces the protein MSLVIAQDLCLAYGKKVLFDNDSFTLGPRDRVGLVGANGTGKSSLMKILAGVAQPDSGTVQYSRKARAGYLPQEIAGLPDGTVVEAVMSTVPGRDALEARLKETEEALAAATDEEDQLELAQSLSDLHAELDDFENRYGRHHAERILKGLGFRDADLAKPTSALSGGWRMRAALAGLLLQDPDLLLLDEPTNHLDVPTLTWFDDFMRRSNKALVLISHDKDFLNRQINRVVSLEVEGVREYTGNYDEYKRLRAEEKELLKARAVKVEARRAELQGFIDRFGAKATKARQAQSRAKMLEKLEKVQVLEERTSMKFRFPEVERSGRDVVTLEGITKRYGAQTIYDGLTGRVERGQRIAVVGANGAGKTTLLKMVAGELAPDTGTVTLGHNVVVGYYAQHHADKLDRQNTIIEEVRPLAADKPESYVRGVLGAFLFSGDDVEKPIGVLSGGERARVALAKLLLVPSNFLLMDEPTNHLDLDSAEMLIEALKGYGGTLLFVSHSRSFINGLASHVWEVADGKLTPHPGNLDDYLYHQQKLQQAAAEVAAGQARGEKGGSGGPVSEKDRKRMEAEARQRRSVVEGPLKKEIAKLEARIAELEAGQQEREAQLADPDLYNDFARAKPLMDTHRAGKEELEDLYARWEATQEKLAEATASLG, from the coding sequence ATGAGCCTCGTCATCGCCCAGGACCTCTGCCTCGCCTACGGAAAGAAGGTCCTCTTCGATAATGACAGTTTCACACTGGGTCCCAGGGACCGGGTGGGCCTCGTCGGGGCCAACGGGACGGGCAAGAGCTCGCTGATGAAGATCCTGGCGGGCGTGGCCCAGCCGGACTCCGGGACGGTGCAGTACAGCCGCAAGGCCCGGGCGGGCTACCTGCCGCAGGAGATCGCCGGCCTGCCCGACGGCACCGTCGTGGAGGCGGTGATGAGCACCGTGCCCGGCCGGGATGCCCTGGAGGCCCGCCTCAAGGAGACCGAGGAGGCGCTCGCCGCCGCCACGGACGAGGAGGACCAGTTGGAGCTGGCCCAGTCCCTGTCGGACCTCCACGCGGAGCTGGACGACTTCGAGAACCGCTACGGCCGCCACCACGCCGAGCGCATCCTCAAGGGCCTGGGCTTCCGCGACGCGGACCTGGCCAAGCCCACCTCCGCGCTGTCCGGCGGCTGGCGGATGCGCGCGGCCCTGGCGGGGTTGCTGCTCCAGGACCCGGACCTGCTCCTCCTGGACGAGCCCACCAACCATCTGGACGTGCCCACGCTCACCTGGTTCGACGACTTCATGCGCCGCTCCAACAAGGCGCTGGTGCTCATCTCCCACGACAAGGACTTCCTCAACCGGCAGATCAACCGGGTGGTGTCCCTGGAGGTGGAGGGCGTGCGCGAGTACACGGGCAACTACGACGAGTACAAGCGCCTGCGCGCCGAGGAGAAGGAGCTGCTGAAGGCCCGCGCGGTGAAGGTGGAGGCCCGCCGCGCGGAGCTGCAGGGCTTCATCGACCGCTTCGGCGCCAAGGCCACCAAGGCGCGGCAGGCCCAGAGCCGCGCGAAGATGCTGGAGAAGCTGGAGAAGGTGCAGGTCCTGGAGGAGCGGACGTCGATGAAGTTCCGCTTCCCCGAGGTGGAGCGGAGCGGGCGCGACGTGGTGACGCTGGAGGGCATCACCAAGCGCTACGGCGCGCAGACCATCTACGACGGCCTCACCGGCCGCGTGGAGCGGGGGCAGCGCATCGCCGTGGTGGGGGCGAATGGCGCGGGCAAGACGACGCTGCTGAAGATGGTCGCGGGCGAGCTGGCCCCGGACACGGGGACGGTGACGCTGGGGCACAACGTGGTGGTGGGCTATTACGCGCAGCACCACGCGGACAAGCTGGACCGGCAGAACACCATCATCGAAGAGGTGCGGCCGCTGGCCGCGGACAAGCCGGAGAGCTACGTGCGCGGCGTGCTGGGCGCGTTCCTCTTCAGCGGCGATGACGTGGAGAAGCCCATTGGCGTGCTGAGCGGTGGTGAGCGCGCGCGCGTGGCGCTGGCCAAGCTGCTGCTGGTGCCCTCCAACTTCCTGCTGATGGACGAGCCCACCAACCATCTGGACCTGGACTCGGCCGAGATGCTGATTGAAGCGCTGAAGGGCTACGGCGGCACGCTGCTCTTCGTCAGCCACAGCCGCAGCTTCATCAACGGCCTGGCGTCGCACGTGTGGGAGGTGGCCGACGGGAAGCTCACGCCGCACCCGGGCAACCTGGACGACTACCTGTACCATCAGCAGAAGCTCCAGCAGGCGGCGGCGGAGGTGGCGGCGGGGCAGGCGCGGGGCGAGAAGGGGGGCTCCGGCGGGCCCGTCTCGGAGAAGGACCGCAAGCGGATGGAGGCGGAAGCGCGCCAGCGCCGCAGCGTGGTGGAAGGCCCCCTCAAGAAGGAGATCGCGAAGCTGGAGGCGCGCATCGCCGAGCTGGAGGCCGGGCAGCAGGAGCGCGAGGCGCAGCTCGCGGACCCGGACCTCTACAACGACTTCGCGCGCGCCAAGCCGCTGATGGACACCCACCGCGCGGGCAAGGAGGAGCTGGAAGACCTCTACGCCCGCTGGGAGGCCACGCAGGAGAAGCTGGCCGAGGCCACCGCGTCACTGGGATGA
- a CDS encoding zf-TFIIB domain-containing protein produces the protein MMQHTPEGELPLETCAACGAVWFEGQSLTKVMGGSVSDALLRRAKDRSGCCKGCQGALRYVPECADCGTRAPTCPRCGHAPLPVVEVFGVHMEVCSGCAGVALDAGELQQLQDAVETYRNEPLDARAQVRLEGRPCCTACRRALKLEHGFVAEERLYCGSCAPAGSTPYSETFSPSRGDIPMFVPTRRGGQAFNFHGYAAEGLKWLLHKMFTG, from the coding sequence ATGATGCAGCACACGCCGGAGGGTGAGCTTCCCCTGGAGACCTGTGCCGCCTGCGGCGCCGTGTGGTTCGAGGGCCAGTCGCTGACGAAGGTGATGGGAGGCTCCGTCTCGGACGCGCTCCTCCGCCGCGCGAAGGACAGGTCCGGCTGCTGCAAGGGCTGCCAGGGTGCGCTCCGGTACGTCCCGGAGTGCGCGGACTGCGGAACCCGAGCCCCCACCTGTCCACGCTGCGGCCACGCGCCCCTGCCGGTGGTGGAGGTGTTCGGCGTCCACATGGAGGTGTGCTCGGGCTGCGCGGGCGTGGCCCTGGACGCGGGCGAGCTCCAGCAGCTTCAAGACGCCGTGGAGACGTACCGCAATGAGCCGCTGGACGCCCGGGCCCAGGTGCGGCTCGAGGGGCGCCCCTGCTGCACCGCGTGCCGGCGCGCCCTGAAGCTGGAGCACGGCTTCGTCGCCGAAGAACGCCTCTACTGCGGGAGCTGCGCGCCGGCGGGCTCCACGCCCTACTCGGAGACGTTCAGCCCCAGCCGAGGGGACATCCCGATGTTCGTCCCCACCCGGCGTGGAGGCCAGGCCTTCAACTTCCACGGGTACGCCGCCGAGGGATTGAAGTGGCTGCTCCACAAGATGTTCACCGGCTGA